CGCCGTCGGTGTGCGTGAAGCCGACGAGGAGCACGAACCCCCGCCCGATGCGCCCGGTGACGCGGTCGCCCACGCGCACCTCCCCGCGCGAGACCCGCTGGACGAGCACCCGCACGCTAGCGCGCCCGCTCCCGCTCGACCAGCTCGGCGAGCTTCGCGAGCGACATGCGCCAGCCGGTCTCGTTGTCCGCCGCCGAGAGTCCGGGCGGCAGATGCTCGTGCACGGCGGACAGCGCGGTACCGCCGTTCGCGTCGGCGAGCGTGAACGTGATCGTCATCTCGCCGCGCATCGATGGGTCGGCGGTCTCGAACTCCACGACCTGCACGACGCGCTCGTGCGGCACGAGCTGCACGAATCGACCGTGGTACGTGTCGGTGTGCGCGGTCGTCTTCCCCACCCCGGTCGGCGCGTCGTACGTGAGCGAGATGCGGAACGCGCCCCCCTCGC
This DNA window, taken from Gemmatirosa kalamazoonensis, encodes the following:
- a CDS encoding SRPBCC family protein is translated as MPATRVRRHIDAPRARVYDALVDARAVAEWMVPDGMTSEVHAFDGREGGAFRISLTYDAPTGVGKTTAHTDTYHGRFVQLVPHERVVQVVEFETADPSMRGEMTITFTLADANGGTALSAVHEHLPPGLSAADNETGWRMSLAKLAELVERERAR